A window of Fragaria vesca subsp. vesca linkage group LG7, FraVesHawaii_1.0, whole genome shotgun sequence contains these coding sequences:
- the LOC101312500 gene encoding RING-H2 finger protein ATL72-like: MEKPKPKLVSISSTEKEKVQSFETTSEIFSASSHQSSMVSTVLYHHRPHRLLLDPGQNANESRSHNGPFSNEANFDTNMVIILAALLCALICALGLNSIVRCALRCSRRLSFETLDETAARLAGTGLKRSTLRQIPIVAYGTGVLNIPNATDCPICLGEFSDGQKVRVLPNCNHGFHVRCIDTWLFSHSSCPTCRQSLLLEAQPQGSDSPSGQNDVVVAVAGDEAG, translated from the coding sequence ATGGAGAAGCCCAAACCTAAGCTTGTCAGCATAAGCTCAACAGAAAAAGAAAAGGTACAAAGTTTTGAGACTACTTCTGAAATTTTTTCTGCTTCATCACACCAGTCATCAATGGTAAGCACTGTTCTTTATCACCACCGTCCACACCGCCTCCTTCTCGATCCAGGCCAGAATGCCAATGAAAGCAGATCACATAATGGACCTTTCTCCAATGAAGCAAATTTCGACACCAACATGGTGATCATCCTAGCAGCTCTTCTTTGTGCCCTGATATGTGCATTAGGTCTAAACTCAATAGTGAGGTGTGCCCTCAGATGCAGCAGGAGGCTTTCTTTTGAGACCCTAGATGAGACTGCAGCAAGGTTAGCAGGCACAGGGCTTAAGAGGAGCACATTGAGGCAGATACCCATTGTGGCATATGGAACTGGGGTGCTTAACATTCCTAATGCCACTGACTGCCCAATTTGCCTTGGGGAATTTTCAGACGGGCAGAAAGTTAGGGTTTTGCCAAATTGTAACCATGGTTTCCATGTGAGGTGCATAGACACTTGGCTCTTTTCACATTCTTCTTGCCCAACTTGCAGGCAGTCATTGCTGCTGGAAGCACAACCACAAGGTTCAGATTCTCCTTCAGGACAGAATGATGTGGTTGTTGCTGTTGCTGGTGATGAGGCTGGTTGA
- the LOC101312785 gene encoding F-box protein SKIP23-like, which yields MDHIQALSEKIEQKWQLFDESNNKTYQYGWSDLPCHLLEKIGKHLNTKPHVSLFRAVCHSWRLSVPSFKKPQLFPSICIGDLVADSHATATTSATNIFTVSADLFIYQFVSPVHDNHNQSQLGKNWLMLVEEGKLGKVFYPSRVMQKYELEKPNLLDFRVFELARVYRLYSSKGNIVSNCKAAMSLINNDRPELMILATTKTLDSNLYELEAGLHRCNLGFDDRCTKLTYDPVTNSDKLVDIICHRGKFYAVAENGRAIVIDPSSSLPEPVTIADPVSDGVYARMMKLIESSGELLLVETRPVSNGFPAKVFKLNTYEKRWVKIEHLKGRQVLFVGDEWCFSMSSRKYPGLMHDCIYYYDSVSESISPLVFDLLADRYLFLHLNK from the coding sequence ATGGATCACATACAGGCTTTATCAGAGAAGATCGAACAAAAGTGGCAGCTATTTGATGAGTCCAATAATAAAACGTACCAATATGGTTGGAGCGATCTTCCATGTCATTTATTGGAGAAGATCGGGAAGCACCTCAATACTAAACCACATGTTTCTCTATTTCGTGCAGTTTGTCATTCATGGCGTCTCTCTGTTCCTTCCTTCAAAAAACCACAACTCTTTCCTTCCATTTGCATTGGCGACCTCGTTGCCGATAGTCATGCCACTGCTACAACTAGTGCCACCAACATCTTCACCGTCTCGGCTGACCTTTTCATCTATCAGTTCGTATCTCCGGTGCATGACAATCATAATCAATCACAGTTGGGTAAAAACTGGTTGATGCTTGTAGAAGAAGGTAAGTTGGGTAAAGTTTTCTATCCAAGTCGTGTAATGCAAAAATATGAACTAGAGAAGCCAAACTTGCTGGACTTTCGGGTGTTTGAATTGGCAAGAGTTTATCGTCTGTATTCATCAAAAGGTAACATAGTCTCGAATTGTAAAGCAGCCATGTCCTTAATCAATAATGATCGACCAGAGCTCATGATTTTGGCTACTACGAAAACCCTGGATTCTAACTTGTACGAATTAGAGGCTGGTTTGCACCGCTGCAACTTAGGGTTTGATGACCGCTGCACTAAATTGACATATGATCCAGTTACAAATTCTGATAAGTTGGTGGACATTATTTGTCACCGAGGAAAGTTCTATGCCGTCGCCGAGAATGGGAGAGCTATAGTGATCGATCCTTCGTCTTCTTTACCGGAGCCGGTAACTATTGCGGACCCAGTAAGTGATGGGGTTTATGCTCGTATGATGAAGTTAATAGAATCATCGGGAGAGCTGCTTTTAGTTGAAACACGGCCGGTTTCTAATGGTTTTCCGGCCAAGGTTTTCAAGCTGAACACATATGAGAAACGATGGGTTAAGATCGAGCATTTGAAGGGTCGTCAGGTTTTGTTTGTGGGTGATGAGTGGTGCTTCTCTATGTCTAGTCGGAAATATCCGGGCCTCATGCACGATTGCATTTACTATTATGATTCAGTATCGGAATCAATATCACCATTAGTGTTCGACTTACTTGCGGACCGGTACTTATTCTTGCATCTAAACAAATAG
- the LOC101305307 gene encoding chalcone--flavonone isomerase-like, with product MGAVGSEVVLVDEIPFPSVITTSKPLALLGHGITDIEIHFLQIKFTAIGVYLDPEIVGHLQKWKTKKGTELAEDDDFFDALISAPVEKFLRVVVIKEIKGSQYGVQLESSVRDRLAADDKYEEEEEEALEKIVEFFQSKYFKKDSIITFHFPATSPTAEIVFTAEGKEESKIKVENANVVETIQKWYLGGTRGVSPSTISCLANTISAELAK from the exons TGGGTGCAGTGGGTTCAGAAGTAGTGTTGGTGGATGAAATCCCTTTTCCTTCAGTGATCACAACCTCCAAGCCATTAGCTCTTCTTGGTCATG GGATCACAGACATTGAGATACACTTTTTGCAAATCAAGTTCACAGCAATTGGGGTTTATTTGGACCCTGAGATTGTGGGACATCTGCAGAAATGGAAGACCAAGAAAGGAACCGAGCTTGCAGAAGATGACGACTTCTTTGATGCTCTTATTTCTG CTCCTGTTGAGAAATTTCTAAGGGTTGTGGTGATCAAGGAGATCAAAGGGTCTCAATATGGGGTGCAGCTCGAAAGTTCAGTGAGGGATAGATTGGCAGCTGATGACAAATATGAGGAAGAGGAGGAAGAAGCCTTGGAGAAGATTGTTGAGTTCTTCCAATCAAAATATTTCAAGAAGGATTCCATCATCACATTTCATTTTCCAGCTACTTCCCCAACAGCTGAG ATTGTGTTTACCGCTGAAGGGAAGGAGGAGTCGAAGATCAAAGTGGAGAATGCCAATGTGGTCGAGACGATCCAGAAATGGTACTTGGGTGGAACAAGAGGGGTGTCTCCTTCAACCATATCCTGCTTGGCTAACACAATCTCTGCTGAATTGGCCAAGTGA
- the LOC101313369 gene encoding uncharacterized protein LOC101313369, translating to MANRVDSGKGLASRSDSKVLGEKRVGVEMGDEDEFGPRKRIKIRDLESVCRAEGSSKKQSGGQFQLHDEEMSEITEVPVASDLDASRAGKGVRSTFPVAVDPLPKALDLNNNACLAKNKVQNGSQQLTKSSEETTSLKDQVTGVSKTSGLDASEVGTSVRTTIPAVVNPIAKPLDCNTDVCIGSSTVQNGSQQFSQSLEKTRLPRDQVTQVPKISNLDTSRAETSMSNRIPVVVSPIPRPLDLNADSSFASSTVQNGSQKCSQNLEKSTVLRDHDKECHTNPGSAKGNALGLNAKGVSSSENQDPFYPYKNLNHLKSRDESECGSCTGPLEEKDPMTVWKEMKENGFLSSTHGGISKPKQPVAIPTPKQPTPKQQPGVVPISKQHGNIPTSKQHGGIPMPKPRPKKNKTEEQKKKVERAKKEQVDRFAKIAAPSGLLNELNPGIINHVRNRKQVHSIIEALVRSERLEISRAENRQTIHQQGGTVENSQDLENDRWCPNTLFEDMQAQGYTILMNKPSLVQMDNIIEGYPTSKESFGGKCFASHSSHVSEEETLALKLSSSTIAPEEDSPSSSKEEMTSYLSFKAATVASQWLELIQQDIQGRLTALQRSRQRVRNVISTDLPLLLKKEFSSNKESDSSTMKSSVDALSSSARAEMHRARWGPRFDQMDKTLSEEEEQLESWLNQVREMQIHCNKGLQLINWSSGVQALGTSENDTRSEMMDSSQREVAVRAAAASIYATCNFILSANASPVC from the exons ATGGCGAATCGGGTCGATTCCGGAAAAGGGTTGGCGTCCAGATCCGATTCAAAG GTTTTGGGGGAGAAGCGAGTTGGTGTTGAAATGGGAGATGAAGATGAATTTGGGCCTAGGAAACGGATTAAGATTCGGGATCTTGAGTCAGTGTGCCGGGCTGAAG GAAGTAGTAAGAAACAATCTGGTGGTCAATTTCAACTCCATGATGAAGAGATGTCTGAAATTACTGAGGTGCCTGTCGCCTCTGATTTGGATGCTTCTCGAGCTGGAAAAGGTGTGAGAAGCACATTCCCAGTTGCGGTTGACCCTCTTCCTAAGGCATTGGATCTCAACAATAATGCGTGCCTTGCCAAGAATAAGGTTCAGAATGGCAGTCAGCAACTCACCAAGAGTTCAGAAGAGACCACATCACTTAAGGATCAAGTTACTGGGGTGTCTAAAACCTCTGGTTTGGATGCTTCTGAAGTGGGAACATCTGTCAGAACCACAATTCCAGCTGTCGTTAACCCTATTGCCAAGCCACTAGATTGTAATACTGATGTGTGCATCGGCAGCAGTACGGTTCAAAATGGCAGTCAGCAATTCTCTCAGAGTTTAGAAAAGACCAGATTGCCTAGGGATCAAGTTACTCAGGTGCCTAAAATCTCTAATTTGGATACTTCTCGAGCGGAGACATCTATGAGTAACAGAATTCCAGTTGTGGTCAGCCCTATTCCCAGACCACTAGATCTTAATGCTGACTCATCCTTCGCCAGCAGTACGGTTCAGAATGGCAGTCAGAAATGCTCTCAGAATTTAGAAAAATCCACAGTGCTTAGGGATCATGACAAAGAATGCCATACTAATCCTGGGAGTGCAAAAGGAAATGCGTTGGGTCTTAATGCAAAAGGTGTTTCAAGCTCAGAAAACCAAGATCCTTTTTATCCTTATAAAAATCTCAATCACTTGAAGTCAAGAGACGAATCTGAATGCGGGAGCTGCACTGGCCCATTGGAAGAGAAAGATCCAATGACAGTGTGGAAGGAGATGAAGGAAAATGGTTTCCTCTCATCTACTCATGGAGGCATATCAAAACCAAAGCAACCGGTAGCAATTCCAACGCCAAAGCAGCCAACGCCAAAGCAGCAACCTGGAGTCGTACCTATTTCAAAGCAACATGGAAACATACCAACGTCAAAGCAGCATGGAGGCATACCAATGCCAAAGCCACGCCCGAAGAAAAATAAAACTGAAGAGCAGAAGAAAAAGGTGGAACGTGCAAAGAAAGAACAAGTGGATAGGTTCGCGAAGATTGCAGCTCCAAGTGGACTGCTGAATGAACTGAACCCTGGGATCATCAACCATGTTAGAAATAGAAAGCAGGTCCATTCTATTATAGAGGCTCTTGTAAGATCTGAAAGACTTGAAATTAGCCGTGCGGAAAATAGACAGACAATCCATCAGCAGGGTGGAACTGTAGAAAACAGTCAGGACCTGGAAAATGACAGATGGTGTCCAAATACCTTATTTGAAGACATGCAGGCACAAGGGTACACTATACTGATGAATAAACCTTCATTGGTTCAGATGGACAACATTATAGAGGGTTACCCAACCTCAAAAGAGAGCTTTGGCGGAAAGTGTTTTGCATCACACTCCTCCCATGTAAGTGAGGAAGAGACGCTTGCATTGAAATTATCTTCATCAACTATCGCACCTGAGGAGGATAGTCCTTCATCGTCTAAAGAGGAAATGACATCCTATCTTTCTTTTAAAG CTGCTACTGTTGCTTCCCAGTGGTTGGAACTTATTCAACAAGATATTCAAGGACGTCTTACAG CACTGCAACGCAGCAGGCAGAGAGTTCGAAATGTAATAAGTACAGATTTGCCCTTATTGCTAAAAAAAGAGTTCTCATCTAATAAGGAGAGTGACTCTTCTACCATGAAAAGTTCTGTGGATGCACTTTCCAGCTCTGCTCGTGCAGAGATGCATCGAGCAAGATGGGGTCCACGGTTTGATCAAATGGATAAAACACTTTCGGAAGAAGAGGAACAGCTT GAAAGCTGGTTGAACCAAGTAAGAGAAATGCAAATTCACTGTAACAAGGGTCTGCAACTTATCAACTGGAGTTCTGGCGTTCAAGCATTGGGTACATCTGAAAATGATACTAG ATCAGAGATGATGGATAGCTCTCAGAGGGAAGTAGCTGTTAGGGCTGCTGCAGCGTCGATTTATGCAACGTGCAACTTTATTTTGTCGGCAAATGCATCGCCTGTTTGTTAG
- the LOC101305600 gene encoding uncharacterized protein LOC101305600, whose protein sequence is MASSLCGGSIHHSLSSVRLQQDRNLRSDQPSSCSMVINIPRRVRGRVVNSVSRGKIVNSSSAAVAETRSPRRNRRGGDRKGSETAAATAYERVDEWMKDSVTEIVKNLREAPLLVHVYGGDEEERRMETEKRVEEENWDTLKGKWEAGEAPSPEGVIFVEELMDDGGVDGGDNGGEYSVSKDGITRAWGLVVQGKGEECGPACYLLKTSKVNVGSGYGLGMGMGCTHFCLVRVKSFRETAKSQLKNSWLLQAQMQGLGR, encoded by the coding sequence ATGGCCTCGTCGCTGTGCGGAGGGAGCATCCACCATTCTTTGAGCAGCGTTCGTCTCCAACAAGATCGGAATCTTCGCTCCGATCAGCCGTCTTCTTGTTCCATGGTGATTAATATTCCTCGTCGCGTCAGGGGTAGAGTCGTAAATTCCGTCTCTAGGGGTAAAATCGTAAATTCGTCATCCGCGGCTGTGGCGGAGACGCGGAGTCCTCGGCGGAACCGGAGGGGTGGAGACAGGAAAGGGAGCGAGACGGCGGCGGCGACGGCGTACGAGAGGGTAGACGAGTGGATGAAGGATTCGGTGACGGAGATCGTCAAGAACCTCCGGGAGGCGCCGCTGCTGGTCCACGTGTACGGCGGCGACGAGGAGGAACGGAGGATGGAGACGGAGAAGAGAGTGGAGGAGGAGAATTGGGACACGCTGAAGGGGAAGTGGGAGGCTGGGGAGGCGCCGTCACCGGAAGGCGTTATATTCGTGGAGGAGCTGATGGACGACGGCGGAGTTGACGGTGGAGATAACGGAGGGGAATATTCCGTTAGTAAGGATGGGATCACGAGGGCGTGGGGGCTGGTGGTGCAGGGGAAAGGGGAGGAGTGTGGGCCAGCTTGTTATTTGTTGAAGACGAGTAAAGTTAATGTCGGGTCGGGTTATGGGCTGGGGATGGGCATGGGCTGCACTCATTTTTGCTTGGTTCGGGTCAAGAGTTTTAGGGAGACGGCCAAGTCGCAGCTCAAGAACAGTTGGCTGTTGCAGGCACAGATGCAAGGTCTGGGAAGATGA
- the LOC101313076 gene encoding taxane 13-alpha-hydroxylase-like, which translates to MEDLSFMILVFTLTALFAGYFIKFKTSLGKKLPPGSFGLPLIGESISFIRAQKQDGSDEWIRSRIRKYGPVFKTSLMGSKTIVITGQAGNRFVFGGGDTGIGGNQVATVASILGKQSIFELSGSRHKLVRSAITNFLKPENIQRIVGETDLLIKDQIFKELQGKDIVQLVLLVKRLTFKVTCSLFFGLPEGKDKDALFEDFTIAIKGLWAIPLNLPGTQFYKAVQARSRIAKLLTKVVEEKKNKATKVTPQNNDIISALLLLRDEDGEPLQEQEIVDNLITLIVASHDTTSILLSLLLRHLSTDSKIFSEVLQEQDEVAKAVEGSERKVITWNEIQKMKHTWRVAQELMRMTPPAFGNFKCAWRDTTFDGYHIPKGWKVFWVASGTHMDSNIFEDPNKFDPSRFENSTKSFPPYTYIAFGAGPRICPGAEFARIEALLTIHHLITKYSWTKMIKDEPLIREPLPYPAMGLPVKLHQRNDI; encoded by the exons ATGGAAGATCTCTCCTTTATGATCCTAGTTTTTACCCTCACAGCACTTTTTGCTGGGTATTTCATCAAGTTTAAAACATCACTAGGTAAGAAACTCCCACCGGGGTCATTTGGTCTTCCTTTAATTGGAGAGTCCATTAGCTTCATCCGAGCACAAAAACAGGACGGATCCGATGAGTGGATCCGGTCTCGTATCCGCAAGTATGGGCCGGTGTTCAAGACCTCTCTCATGGGGTCTAAAACGATCGTTATAACTGGCCAAGCTGGAAACCGGTTTGTGTTTGGTGGAGGTGACACTGGTATTGGAGGCAACCAAGTAGCAACTGTAGCCAGCATTCTTGGAAAACAAAGCATATTCGAGCTTTCTGGATCCAGGCACAAGCTTGTGAGGAGTGCCATAACCAACTTCCTAAAGCCAGAAAACATTCAAAGAATTGTAGGCGAAACCGATTTGTTAATCAAAGACCAAATTTTCAAG GAACTTCAAGGCAAGGATATAGTGCAACTAGTGCTTTTGGTGAAGAGATTAACATTCAAGGTTACTTGCAGTTTGTTTTTTGGACTACCAGAAGGCAAAGACAAAGATGCATTGTTTGAAGACTTTACTATTGCCATCAAAGGCCTGTGGGCAATTCCATTAAACCTTCCAGGCACTCAATTCTACAAAGCAGTACAAGCACGTAGCAGGATAGCCAAACTCCTCACGAAGGTGGTGGAGGAAAAGAAGAACAAGGCAACAAAAGTGACCCCCCAGAACAATGACATAATCTCAGCTCTGCTACTTCTGAGAGATGAAGATGGTGAGCCTCTGCAAGAGCAAGAGATCGTTGATAATCTCATTACCCTGATAGTTGCTAGCCACGACACCACCTCGATTCTCCTGAGCCTCCTGTTAAGGCATCTTTCTACAGATTCCAAGATTTTCAGTGAGGTGCTTCAAG AGCAAGATGAAGTAGCTAAGGCTGTGGAAGGAAGTGAAAGAAAGGTTATTACATGGAATGAAATCCAGAAGATGAAGCACACATGGAGAGTGGCACAAGAGCTCATGAGGATGACTCCCCCTGCTTTTGGAAACTTCAAGTGTGCATGGAGAGACACTACCTTTGATGGCTATCATATCCCCAAGGGATGGAAG GTTTTCTGGGTGGCATCTGGAACACACATGGACAGCAACATATTTGAAGATCCAAACAAGTTTGATCCATCACGATTCGAGAACTCAACGAAATCGTTTCCCCCATACACATACATTGCATTCGGAGCAGGCCCGCGAATTTGTCCCGGGGCAGAATTTGCAAGGATTGAAGCGCTGCTAACGATTCATCATTTGATAACAAAGTATTCATGGACGAAGATGATCAAGGATGAGCCTTTAATACGTGAACCCCTGCCTTATCCAGCCATGGGACTTCCAGTCAAGCTTCACCAAAGGAATGATATATAA